A genome region from Amblyraja radiata isolate CabotCenter1 chromosome 32, sAmbRad1.1.pri, whole genome shotgun sequence includes the following:
- the LOC116991076 gene encoding volume-regulated anion channel subunit LRRC8D-like, whose product MHNGKTNISSVYKVFGSNNHQMFTFISGMFTVSDVSTLESKQPAFRIFKPWWDTFMDYLTIIMLLLAIFGCSIQLYMDDTLCLPYINAVDGKPTVIKSNQQNIPEISHAIANPQSVSILAPRLNQGKVTKLHNWQYYYINQVCHSQIPWFTRFFSYLILFHTVGLIICSNFCFTYPKTSSKLQQFLDILYKCLQSPWTSKALSTAVIVDSSEVERVLEPPKATESDDDDLNVKTDALAIKTDASAIKAPSHIQSSTMEADSSLDKKDAEQAKALFEKVRKFKLHVEERDTIYKLYAGQTLFKTIHCVIIMGYFPVFIYVVEFYNICEPNAISLVVYKRFRCTYTTARFIGKLSLLYLGLIVIYWILCIHTLIWVFRKPLKQYSFEKRGEDQFSDIPDVTNDFAFLLHLLDQYDTLFCKRLTVFLSEVSEEKLKLLSLNNDWTVEKVKKHLTKTKKDQYELYLFMLSGIPDAVYDVSDIQILKLELCSNVKISNKITQLSQLEEVWLSHCVTEITPSALMWLRNQLKKVGIKYVSRDEIPEWIYKLVQLKELYLTGKLAIEKKAVELDSMKGLRSLKVLYLKSSLSKIPSTIIDVAFHLLKLCIHNDKTKLLSLSILKKMVNLTQIELHNCELDKIPTAIYTLSKLQVLDLKGNNLTKIEDISNLQYLDKLNSLKFLFNMIKVIPPTINLIKKLEYLYLSHNQIEVLPKALFNIDKLYYLDAQNNNISVIPSDIGNLKNLYFLNLGHNRIENLPDHLFKCTKLMTLKLSNNLISVLSAKISKLTQLSQLEVQGNHLEKLPIEIGQCPMLKASGLVVEQYVFESLPSEIREKMGGS is encoded by the coding sequence ATGCATAATGGAAAGACTAATATCTCAAGTGTTTATAAAGTGTTTGGTTCAAATAACCaccaaatgtttacatttatttcaGGTATGTTTACTGTCTCTGATGTTTCAACTTTGGAAAGCAAGCAACCAGCTTTCCGGATCTTCAAACCATGGTGGGACACATTCATGGATTATCTTACCATCATTATGTTGTTGCTGGCTATATTTGGCTGCAGCATACAGCTGTACATGGATGATACTTTATGCTTGCCGTACATCAATGCAGTTGATGGGAAGCCAACTGTGATAAAATCAAACCAGCAAAATATTCCAGAAATATCGCATGCCATTGCTAATCCACAATCAGTGTCAATCTTGGCTCCTCGACTCAATCAAGGAAAAGTAACAAAATTACACAACTGGCAATATTACTACATCAATCAAGTGTGTCACAGTCAGATTCCTTGGTTTACCAGATTTTTCTCTTACTTAATTTTATTCCATACAGTTGGCTTGATTATCTGCAGTAATTTCTGTTTCACATATCCTAAAACAAGCTCCAAACTGCAACAATTTCTTGACATCCTCTATAAATGTCTGCAGTCACCATGGACTTCCAAAGCCCTGTCCACAGCTGTCATTGTTGATAGCAGTGAAGTGGAAAGGGTGTTGGAACCTCCCAAGGCCACTGAAAGTGATGATGATGACCTTAATGTTAAAACTGATGCATTAGCCATTAAAACTGATGCATCAGCCATTAAAGCTCCATCACACATTCAGTCAAGCACAATGGAAGCTGATTCATCTCTGGACAAGAAGGATGCAGAGCAAGCCAAAGCTTTGTTTGAAAAAGTAAGGAAATTTAAACTCCATGTGGAAGAGAGAGATACCATCTATAAATTATATGCTGGGCAAACATTGTTCAAAACTATACATTGTGTGATTATTATGGGTTACTTTCCAGTCTTTATTTATGTTGTTGAGTTTTACAATATTTGTGAGCCTAATGCCATATCACTGGTTGTTTACAAGCGCTTCAGATGTACTTATACTACTGCTCGTTTCATTGGAAAATTGTCTCTCTTATATCTGGGTTTAATAGTTATCTATTGGATACTCTGCATCCATACATTAATTTGGGTTTTCAGAAAACCGCTGAAGCAATATTCTTTTGAGAAACGGGGTGAAGACCAATTCAGTGATATCCCTGATGTAACAAATGATTTTGCCTTCTTGCTGCATCTACTTGATCAGTACGATACTCTGTTCTGCAAACGGCTTACAGTTTTCCTCTCGGAAGTGAGTGAGGAAAAGTTAAAACTGTTAAGTTTGAACAATGATTGGACTGTGGAGAAAGTGAAAAAGCATTTAACAAAAACTAAGAAGGACCAATATGAGTTATATCTCTTCATGTTATCAGGAATTCCTGACGCTGTCTATGATGTTAGTGACATACAGATCTTAAAGCTGGAACTTTGTAGTAATGTTAAAATTTCCAACAAAATTACTCAACTCAGCCAGTTGGAGGAAGTCTGGCTCTCTCACTGTGTAACTGAAATTACACCATCTGCTTTGATGTGGTTGAGAAACCAACTCAAGAAAGTGGGAATTAAATATGTAAGTCGTGATGAGATACCTGAATGGATCTATAAACTGGTACAGCTGAAAGAACTGTATCTTACTGGAAAGCTAGCAATAGAAAAGAAGGCTGTAGAATTGGATTCAATGAAAGGACTTCGCTCCTTGAAAGTTCTTTACTTAAAATCAAGTCTCTCTAAAATACCCTCCACTATCATTGATGTGGCATTCCACTTGCTCAAGCTTTGCATTCACAATGATAAGACCAAGCTCTTGAGCTTAAGTATCTTAAAGAAAATGGTCAATCTGACCCAAATTGAACTGCACAACTGTGAATTGGACAAAATCCCAACAGCCATTTATACCTTATCCAAACTTCAAGTTTTGGACCTTAAAGGTAACAATCTTACTAAAATTGAAGATATTTCTAATCTGCAATACCTAGATAAATTAAACTCTTTGAAGTTCTTGTTCAACATGATTAAAGTCATCCCGCCAACAATTAATCTGATCAAGAAGCTCGAGTATCTATATCTGTCACACAACCAGATTGAGGTTTTGCCCAAAGCCCTTTTCAATATTGACAAACTGTATTATCTTGATGCACAAAACAACAACATTTCTGTAATTCCATCTGACATTGGAAATCTCAAAAACCTCTACTTTTTGAATTTGGGTCACAATAGAATTGAGAACCTACCGGATCACCTGTTCAAATGTACCAAACTCATGACTCTGAAGCTAAGTAATAACTTAATCTCAGTGCTCAGTGCAAAGATCTCAAAGCTCACGCAACTATCCCAGTTGGAAGTCCAAGGAAATCACTTGGAAAAACTCCCAATTGAAATAGGACAGTGCCCTATGTTGAAAGCAAGTGGACTTGTCGTAGAACAATATGTTTTTGAGTCACTTCCTTCAGAAATACGAGAGAAGATGGGCGGAAGTTAA